A single genomic interval of Dysidea avara chromosome 8, odDysAvar1.4, whole genome shotgun sequence harbors:
- the LOC136264298 gene encoding uncharacterized protein, which yields MTATFKQAVEQVVKDKQKLERDRRKFDEEKEKWEEEKARINNSFIFHGQRIVLEVGGTCYSTSRSTLTKYPESMLGVMFSGRHDLEPMKCSDGSFFLDRDGTHFRHILNYLRDGEEVVESFPKSTEVLQEILREASYFQLEGLVAALNPLIREVNVISQNDIAVHFKPGSGNFVSSYIKGECGSFMNLTQHSAHVISYKNKNMKRLSFNAIKFVYPVSFIGCDLSIASFTCCCFESNVTFEDCILDDTIFSNVGGLVTNSHVSFTGSKTDKTKFDPDLRRALRSARKIN from the coding sequence ATGACTGCAACTTTCAAACAAGCAGTTGAACAAGTGGTCAAAGATAAACAGAAATTAGAAAGAGACCGGAGGAAATTTGATGAAGAGAAAGAGAAATGGGAAGAAGAAAAGGCCAGGATAAATAATTCATTTATTTTCCATGGACAAAGGATAGTTTTAGAAGTTGGAGGCACTTGTTACTCAACCTCACGTTCCACACTGACCAAGTATCCCGAGTCAATGTTAGGAGTGATGTTTAGTGGTAGACATGATTTAGAGCCAATGAAGTGTAGTGATGGTAGTTTCTTCCTTGATAGAGATGGGACACACTTTAGACACATACTCAACTACTTGCGGGATGGAGAAGAAGTTGTGGAGTCCTTCCCCAAATCAACTGAGGTCTTGCAGGAGATTCTTCGTGAAGCATCATATTTTCAACTTGAAGGTCTTGTTGCTGCACTAAATCCTTTGATACGAGAAGTTAATGTCATATCTCAAAATGATATTGCAGTCCACTTTAAACCAGGATCTGGAAATTTTGTGAGCAGCTATATAAAGGGAGAGTGTGGCAGCTTTATGAATCTTACTCAACACTCAGCTCATGTTATCTCATACAAGAATAAAAACATGAAGAGATTATCTTTCAATGCTATTAAATTTGTTTATCCAGTGTCTTTCATTGGATGTGATCTTAGCATTGCTTCTTTCACTTGCTGCTGTTTTGAATCAAATGTCACCTTTGAAGACTGCATACTAGATGATACAATATTTTCCAATGTTGGGGGACTAGTGACTAACTCTCATGTCAGCTTTACTGGCTCAAAAACAGACAAAACTAAGTTTGATCCTGACTTAAGAAGAGCACTTCGATCTGCTAGGAAGATCAACTAG